The Cryptomeria japonica chromosome 9, Sugi_1.0, whole genome shotgun sequence DNA segment AAACAAACACGGAACAAAATCAGATAGTAAATAGtgctcaaattttaaaattaaacccAATTCTCTTCAACTTCACAGAGTAAGGATTGAAGGAGTTGTTTTGCTTCCAGATGATTACAtataagaacaagaagaagaagaagaagaagaagaggaagaaaaccctttttttgttttttcagtttCTAAATCTTATTTCTCCACAGGCCACACATGGGTACTGTGCCTCTAAAATGGGCACGATGAATTCATACAAGTAAACTGTACAGCAGCAACAGCTGAACATCATCAGTCAGGcctcactttctctttctctctttctcaacACTGAAATTTACCAAAACGGCAGCAACAAGACAGACAAAAATTATCTCTGTTTACATACAAGGCCTGTTTCTGTTTTCGCATACACATGGAAGTTAACAAAAGAATGGAGCGGATAAGTGGgatcttacatacatcatcatctaTAACACTAGCACACAAACTATTATGTAGTaagtttcattcattcattcattcatacacTCTGTAATTGTTGGTGACCGGAAAGAATAATAGCACAGAAAAAAACTAGCTAAACCTTTTTCACTCAAACCAAGTCTATAGTATATGATGGGCAATGGCAAAACCTGAGAAAAATTTCTGCATCATCAAACTGTCATCACGGCAAGCTTGAGCCGGGGCCATAGTTGCTAAGATCCGGCCAGTTTCCCCCGCTCCAAGGCCCCAGATCGCTCAGAAAAGAAGCTTCACTGTTATTACTAATATTAATACCACTCCCATTTGTCTGCCATTCAAAAGCATGCCcttggttattattattattattattgctgCTGCTATTTTGCTGGTCCTGTAATAAGCTTGGCCATGAAGCCGGGGTTGCCTTGAGGAATCTCGATATGGCGGCTTCCCCTATGCTAGTTATGTCTTCTAACAGAGGCGGCGGCTCAGCAATGGCAGATCCGTCAAATGACGCTCTCCCGTCCGTCAACAAAGACGTCAATGACTGCTGCTGCTTCCATTGGATGTCAAGCGGGCTAATTCTGCTCCAATTCCCGCTAAATAAACCGGGGCTTACGCTAAACTGGGGGTTTTCATAAGAGATTGACCCGCTTATGCTGTTACCACCGGAATTCAGCAGTTGTGTTTGATGAAGATCCGTATGAAAAACGGCACCACTCACTGCACTGCtgctattattgttgttgttattggaaTTGGTATTACATTCACTTCTATCAGAGCCTTCCTGAATGTTGTTATTGTTAACAAGAGAAGAACTGGAAGAACTCCCCCCACCGCCTCCTCCAACTTTATCAGAGCTGCTAACCGCCTTAGAAACCGCTGCTTTCTCCGCCAAATTGTTATGATTCCGCTGATCGCCGCCGCTTTTGTGCTTGGAGGATCGCTTGTTCTTCCGGCAGCCGCCGCCGACGGGAACATTTCTCAGAGATCCGCCCTTTGTCCAGTAGCGCCGACAGTTCTTGCAAAAATGCCGCGGCTGTGAAAGATTGTAGTTGTTGTAGTAACAAAACTTTGTGTTCATCGACTCACACCGTGGGCATTT contains these protein-coding regions:
- the LOC131040493 gene encoding dof zinc finger protein DOF2.4 — protein: MQDTSGSQSDEMTAAAAAAAVVESSSRLLTERRGKLQPPAQALKCPRCESMNTKFCYYNNYNLSQPRHFCKNCRRYWTKGGSLRNVPVGGGCRKNKRSSKHKSGGDQRNHNNLAEKAAVSKAVSSSDKVGGGGGGSSSSSSLVNNNNIQEGSDRSECNTNSNNNNNNSSSAVSGAVFHTDLHQTQLLNSGGNSISGSISYENPQFSVSPGLFSGNWSRISPLDIQWKQQQSLTSLLTDGRASFDGSAIAEPPPLLEDITSIGEAAISRFLKATPASWPSLLQDQQNSSSNNNNNNNQGHAFEWQTNGSGINISNNSEASFLSDLGPWSGGNWPDLSNYGPGSSLP